A genomic window from Triticum urartu cultivar G1812 chromosome 7, Tu2.1, whole genome shotgun sequence includes:
- the LOC125518182 gene encoding LOW QUALITY PROTEIN: uncharacterized protein LOC125518182 (The sequence of the model RefSeq protein was modified relative to this genomic sequence to represent the inferred CDS: substituted 2 bases at 2 genomic stop codons), producing MGFTKEFMEVQAHSNTKLHVIHTNDLHKAATTIEXYEXHLEFERNKIVRVDAEYTNDVGEDQKPALVQLSVGKDHSVLLFQLSAADKNCTRFDNFLADPRYTFAGFSIDDDIEMLGRVGLEIAHFVDIQKEWRVPTGTKPLDSLGDVSSILVHDYYNNMKKKLMPLPMRHIEYAAKDAYAAYKIWSRLTIIQEGLRREKLEKEQSRKRTRSWGDYDY from the coding sequence ATGGGATTCACCAAGGAATTCATGGAGGTGCAGGCCCACAGCAACACCAAGTTGCACGTGATCCACACCAACGACTTGCACAAGGCGGCGACCACCATCGAGTAGTACGAGTGACACCTCGAATTCGAGCGCAACAAGATCGTCAGAGTTGATGCGGAGTACACCAACGACGTTGGCGAAGATCAGAAACCAGCCCTCGTCCAACTCTCCGTCGGCAAGGATCATTCGGTGCTGCTCTTCCAACTGAGCGCCGCCGACAAGAACTGCACCAGGTTCGACAACTTCCTTGCCGACCCCAGATACACGTTTGCTGGCTTCTCCATCGACGACGACATAGAGATGCTCGGGCGCGTCGGACTGGAGATCGCCCACTTCGTCGACATCCAAAAGGAATGGAGGGTGCCTACAGGTACCAAGCCTCTAGACTCCCTTGGGGATGTCTCAAGCATCCTTGTCCACGACTACTACAACAACATGAAGAAGAAGCTCATGCCCCTGCCCATGAGGCACATCGAGTACGCGGCAAAAGATGCTTATGCTGCGTACAAGATATGGAGCCGCCTCACCATCATCCAGGAAGGCCTCCGCCGGGAAAAACTCGAGAAGGAGCAGTCCAGGAAGCGCACAAGGTCCTGGGGCGACTACGACTACTGA